The genomic region GTTGATACCTGGAAGAACCGAATCGTGAACTTTCAGAACGACAACGACGAAGCCAACTACCAGATTGACCACGCCATGATGGCCATTCAGGCGGGGGGTGTGCTGCCCAAAGGACCCGGTCATGGCGACTCGCGTAATTACCTCCCGCACCCTTATTCCGACATGATTTATGCCTTTATTATTGAGGAGTACGGACTGATTCTCGGCGGAATGGGTGTATTGCTCCTTTACCTCATATTGCTTTTGCGGGCCATACGTGCGGCCACCCGCTGCGACAAGGTGTTTGGAATGCTCATGGTGATTGGATTGAGCTTCTCCATTGTTTTTCAGGCACTGATCAATATGGCTGTGGCAGTAAAACTGATGCCTGTTACCGGACAGCCCATGCCGCTCATCAGTTTGGGCGGAACATCAACCTGGCTCACATGCCTGGCTTTTGGTATGATACTCAGCGTAAGCCGTGCCGTGGAAGATGGCGAGGAAGCGCCCAAGCCCCGGGCAGCGGCTCGAAAAAAACAAGACTATGCCCTCTCGTAAATATATCATCAGCGGCGGAGGTACAGGAGGGCACATCTTTCCTGCCATTGCGATTGCGCGTGCATTGCAGTCTGCCAATCCCAACGCTGAATTTTTGTTTGTGGGGGCCAAAGGCCGGATGGAGATGGAGAAAGTTCCTGCTGCCGGTTTTCAAATTGAAGGGCTTTGGATCAGTGGCTTGCAACGACGACTCACCGCTAAGAACCTCATGTTTCCCTTTAAAGTGGTGAGCAGCCTAATGAAGGCTCGCCAGATTGTTAAGAAGTTCGGGCCGGATGTGGTGATTGGCGTGGGGGGGTATGCCAGCGGCCCCTTGTTGCGGGTGGCCACTTCAATGAAAATCCCCACGCTCATCCAGGAGCAAAATTCATTTCCCGGAATCACCAACCGCCTTCTGGCCAACAGGGTCAACAAAATATGTGTGGCCTACCACGGCATGGAGCGATGGTTCCCCAAAGACAAAATTATCATCACCGGCAATCCTGTGCGCCCTGAGGTTTGCAAGCTCGAAGGAAAGCGTGCGCGCGCAGTAGAGCACTTTGGTTTGAGGCCGGATGTGCCCGTGTTGCTGATTATTGGGGGCAGTCTCGGTGCCCGAACCTTAAACGAAAGCGTTTCCGCCGCCTTGACCCGACTTAAATCAGAGAACATCCAGATCATCTGGCAAACCGGTAAGGCCTATGCCGGGCAGGCGGAAGAAGAAGTGGTGCGCAACGGGGCAGCCAACGTGAAAGTGTATGAGTTTATCTCTAGAATGGATCTCGCTTATGCCGCAGCAGATCTGGTGATCAGCCGGGCAGGTGCCATTTCTATTTCGGAATTGTGTGTGGTGGCAAAGCCCGCCATTCTGGTGCCGTCGCCCAACGTAGCCGAAGACCACCAAACGCGCAACGCCGAGGCCCTGGTCAATAACCACGCGGCTTTACTGGTGAAAGATGTTGAAGCCCGAGAGCATTTGATTGACAAGGCCCTTGAGGTGATGAAGAACCCTAAGCAAAGACAAAAATTAACCGAAAACATCGGTCGTATGGCATTTACCAATGCTGCTGAAGCCATTGCAACCGAGGTAATGAGGCTCGCTGATAAGAAATGAACCTGCAAAACCTACATAGCGCGTATTTCATTGGCATTGGCGGCATCGGCATGAGTGCCATTGCGAGGTTTTTGCACCACAAGGGAGTGGCGGTGTCAGGCTTTGACCGCACTCCTTCTGCCCTCTGCAGTGAAATGATCCAAAGCGGAATTGAAATTGTATACAGTGATGCGCAAAGCGCCATTCCGCAAGGATTTCTAGAAACGCCGCTTCAAAACACGGTTGTGATTTACACACCTGCGGTACCTGCATCGCACCCTCAACTACAATGGCTGCACTCAGCAGGCTATCAGGTTATTAAGCGTGCCGCGGCTTTGGCGACCATTACAACGGCTTACCGCACCATTGCTGTGGCAGGCACACACGGAAAAACCACTACGTCGGCCATGCTGGCCCACATCCTTATACACTCGGGCTTGGGCTGTCAGGCCTTTTTAGGTGGTGTAAGTACCAACTATCAGAGTAATCTCATCACTCATCCAACCAGCGATTTAGCTGTGGTGGAGGCCGATGAGTTCGACCGCTCCTTTCATGCGCTTAGCCCGCGTTGGGGAATCATCACATCCGTAGAGGCCGACCACCTCGACATTTATGGCCATGCCGATCAGCTACGTGAAGCCTTTGAAGGATTTGCCCAGCGCATTAACCCCGAAGGGCTGCTGCTGTACAGAGAGGGAATTGGCGACATGCCTTTTGAGGGTGAAGCCCTGAGCTACGGCCTAAGCGATTCGGCCGACATTAAGGGTAGAGAGGTGCACGTGGAAAACGGAACTTTTGTTTTTGATTTACATATCAATAATGAACATTTTCAAGGTCTTGAACTGGGTCTGCCAGGTCGCCATAACGTAGAAAATGCCGTGGCCGCTGCCGGAATTGCGCGTGAGCTGCAGGTGAGTGAAGACGCGATTCGCGGTGCCCTCTCAAGTTTCAAGGGAGTAAAGCGCCGTTTTGAGCGCTATGATGTGGGCCCAAACAGGGTGTTTATTGACGATTATGCTCATCACCCAACCGAGGTGCGCGCCTGTGGACAAGCCGTGAAGGAACTCTATCCGGAGCGCGAAATCACAGTTGTTTTTCAACCACATCTATACTCACGAACGCGCGATTTTGCCGCTGAGTTCGGTGCTGCATTGTCGCAATTTCACCGTGTGATACTGCTTGATATCTACCCGGCAAGAGAAGAGGCCATTCCCGGGGTAAGCTCCGAGATGATTCTTGCCCATGTTGATGCTCCGTCCAAAGAAATCCTGCAACGGGATGCCCTTTTAGAAGATTTGCGAAACACACCGCCCGATGTATTACTCACACTCGGTGCAGGGGATATTGACCTTCTTGTTGAACCCATTGCCCAATTCATAAAGGCTTTATGAAATGGATGAAGAAAATAGCGCCCCTTGCAGCTACACTCGTGTTGTTGGTGGTTCTGGGCTTTGTAACGCGTCACCAAAACCAGATGCCCTGTAGAGGTGTAGAGATCCGCATTTCGTCGTCGGCAGGGATGTACTTCCTTGACCGTGACGACGTATATCATCAGTTGCTCAATGCAGCGGATAGCGTAGAGGGACGCCCGATGATCAGCATTGATACACGGCACATTGAAGGTGTTATTGCGGCCATGCCTGAGGTTAAAAAGGCCGATGTGTATAAAACCATTGATGGTCAATTGCGAGTACATGTCGATTTGCGTGTGCCCGTAGCCCGTGTGCTGCATCCCAACGGAACATCTTTTTACATTGATGAAGACGGAGAAATGATGCCGCTTTCACCTCGATACATGGCGCGGGTACTGCTGGTGAACGGCAATATCAGGCAAGGATCAATCAACACATTTACAGAGTTTCCTGTAGCTGATGAATGGGAAAATCAGCGCAGCGAATTGTTTGAACTGGCGTCGTTTATTCGTGCAGACCCCTTCTGGAGCGCACAGATTCAACAAGTGTATGTTAACGAAAACATTGAATACGTGTTGATTCCAAGGGTTGGAAATCATGAAATTCACTTCGGCAACCTAAGCGATGTTGAAACCAAATTTGCTTGTCTTAAAGCCTTGTACGAACAGGTGTTAAGTAAATCAGACTGGAATCAATACCGGCTCATCAACCTCAAATACAAGAACCAAATCGTTTGCAGCAAAAAATAATCACATGGAATCACCAGAAATCATTGTCGGACTAGACATCGGAACCACCAAAATTGCCTGCCTCGTAGGCCGCAAAACGGAATTCAACAAAATTGAAATCATCGGCTACGGAAAATCCGAATCGGTCGGGGTTTCGCGCGGTGTTGTTTCCAACATTGAAAAAACCGTTCAATCCATCAGGGCTGCTGTACAGCAAGCCGAAGAGCAGAGCGGTGAAGAGATCAAGGTGGTAAGCGTGGGAATTGCCGGTCAGCACATCAAGAGCTTGCAGCACCGCGGTATTCACACGCGCAACAGCCTGGATGACGAAATTGGCCAAAAGGATGTGGATGCCCTCATAGATGATATGTACAAACTCGTTATGCTTCCCGGCGAGGAGATTATTCACGTGCTTCCACAGGAGTATATTGTGGATAGCGAGCAGGGAATCAAAGACCCGGTCGGTATGTCGGGCATTCGATTGGAGGCCAATTTCCACATCATCACTGGTCAGATTGCTGCTGCCAAAAACATCTACAAGTGCGTTCACAAGGCCGGTTTGGAGGTGGCCGATCTCGTTCTGGAGCCACTGGCATCATCAGAGGCCGTGCTCAGTGAGGAGGAAAAAGAAGCAGGTGTGGTCCTGGTAGATATTGGTGGCGGAACCACCGACATCGCAATTTTCCAGGACGGAATCATCCGCCACACTGCTGTGATTCCTTTCGGTGGTAATGCCATTACCGAAGACATCAAAACCGGCTGCACCATCATGAAGAAGCAGGCCGAGCTTCTCAAGTGCAAGTTTGGATCAGCCATCAGCCACGAAAGCCAGAGCAATGAAATTGTGTGCATTCCGGGTTTACGGGGACGTGAGCCCAAGGAGATTTCGCTCTACAACCTCTCAAGCATTATTAGAGCACGTGCCGAAGAAATCATTGAACATGTGTACTACGAAATCAAGAGCTCGGGCTTTGAAAAGCAACTCATTGCGGGCATCGTTGTAACAGGTGGCGGCGCCAATCTGCGCCATATCAACCAGCTATTTGAGTTTGTAACCGGTATGGACACTCGTATAGGGTATCCCAACGAACACCTCGGGAAAAACTCTATTCAGAACCTGGCAAGCCCCATCAACTCAACGGGAGTCGGCTTGGTTATCAAGGGCTTTCATCGTTACAACCGTCCTAAGCTGGAAGAAACCACAGTAAAAAGTCATTCGGTGAAGCGCAACGGTAACTTCCTCGAAAAAATTGTAGCCATAGGCCGTGAGTGGCTTGAAGATGGCGGAGAGCAATAATAAAACACGAAACAGTCATTAACCACAAAAACAGATACAGTTATGAAATTTGATTTGCCTAAAGACCAAAGTTCTATCATCAAGGTGGTAGGCGTTGGCGGCGGTGGCGGAAATGCTGTGAAGCACATGTATGATCAAGGCATCAAAGGCGTTGATTTCCTTGTGTGCAATACAGATGCACAGGCCCTCGACAGCAATCCGGTACCCACAAAGATTCAACTTGGCTCAAGCCTCACCGAAGGGCGCGGCGCCGGAAGTATTCCTGAAGTTGGCCGAAATGCCGCCGTTGAGAACATTGACGACGTGAAAGCCATTCTCGAGAAGAACACCCACATGGTGTTTATCACTGCGGGTATGGGCGGCGGAACCGGTACAGGTGCCGCTCCTGTCATCGCGCAGGCAGCGAGAGATATGGGTATTCTCACCGTGGGAATCGTTACCATGCCCTTTACTTTCGAAGGTAAGAAGCGAAAACTTCAGGCCGATGCCGGAATTGAAGCCATGCGCAAAGCAGTAGATACGCTGTTGATTATCAAAAACGACAAGCTTCGTGAGATAGGCGGAAATCTCAAGCTAAAGGATGCCTTTGCCAAAGCTGATGATGTATTGGCTACAGCGGCCAGAGGGATCGCAGAAGTAGTGTCGGTAACGGGAGACATCAACGTGGACATGAATGATGTAAACACGGTGATGCGCGACAGTGGTGTGGCCATCATGGGATCGGCGTGGGCCGAGGGTGAAGATCGCGCAATGGTTGCCGTGCAGAATGCGCTTGAGTCGCCTCTGCTCAACGACAACGACATTCGAGGAGCACGCTACGTGCTGCTCAACATTACCTATGGAAACGACGATGTGTCTATGGATGAGATCACCGAGATCACTGATTACATCCAGGATGCGGCGGGCTCTACCGCGGATGTTATATGGGGTCATGCTATGGATGAATCGCTTGGAGAGAAGCTGAGTGTAACGGTGATTGCCACCGGCTTCAAACACAAACTCACTCCTGATCTTGAACCTGAAGAGCCCAAAAAAGTAGTACACGAACTCACCGATAAGACCGATCATACTCCGGTGGGAAATGCCATTCATACACCTATTACCAAGCCAACCGGGGTGGCTGAACCACCTCCTGCAGAGAGCACAACTACGCAGGCTGAACAGGAAGAGCCTTTTCTGAAAACGCAGGATTCTCCAACAACACAGATGCCGCTTTCGTTTGGTGACGAGGAATCATCGGATGAGCCGTATTTGCGTCAATCCAATCGTGAGCAAGAGTCGGTTAACTCCCAGCGGCAGGAAGAATCGCAGCCTGAGGAGACACCTCAGCGCAAGGTGTACACCCTGGAGGATGAGCTGCCTGAACTTAGCAATGAGGTGGTATCTGACGACTCAGAAAAAATGCCCACGCAAATGGAAGAACCTCAGCAAGCACCTTCCATGAGTCGTGAGGAAATCCAGAAGATAAGCATGCAGCGTATGCAGCACATTCGTGAAGTAACATCCAGACTCAGAACTCCTTCTGGGTTGACCGACCTGGAAGACGAGCCGGCATACAAGCGCAGAAATATACGACTCAATGAACCACCGCATTCATCTGAAAGCAGTGTTTCGCGCTATTCATTGTCCGAGGATAATGAAGAAGAAGGGCGTTCCGAACTTCGTCAGAATAATTCCTTTCTCCACGATAATGTTGACTAGGTGATGGCACTTGTAGATCAGATTAACGAAGACATCAAAACCGCAATGCGCGCAAAGGACCGCCACACGCTGGAAGCTCTTCGCGCCATCAAGGCTGCTCTTCTTTTGGAAGGCACCAAGGCGGGCGCAGATGATGAAATACCTGATGACGTAGCCAACAAAATGCTGCAGAAACTGCACAAACAACGCGTGGAAGCCGCCGGAATTTTCCGCCAGCAGGGCAGGGAAGACCTTGCCTCAGATGAGGAAGCCCAGGCAGCAGTTATTGAAAACTACCTGCCGGAAGCCATGAGCGAAGATGAAGTTCGCAAGGT from Cryomorphaceae bacterium harbors:
- the ftsA gene encoding cell division protein FtsA, which produces MESPEIIVGLDIGTTKIACLVGRKTEFNKIEIIGYGKSESVGVSRGVVSNIEKTVQSIRAAVQQAEEQSGEEIKVVSVGIAGQHIKSLQHRGIHTRNSLDDEIGQKDVDALIDDMYKLVMLPGEEIIHVLPQEYIVDSEQGIKDPVGMSGIRLEANFHIITGQIAAAKNIYKCVHKAGLEVADLVLEPLASSEAVLSEEEKEAGVVLVDIGGGTTDIAIFQDGIIRHTAVIPFGGNAITEDIKTGCTIMKKQAELLKCKFGSAISHESQSNEIVCIPGLRGREPKEISLYNLSSIIRARAEEIIEHVYYEIKSSGFEKQLIAGIVVTGGGANLRHINQLFEFVTGMDTRIGYPNEHLGKNSIQNLASPINSTGVGLVIKGFHRYNRPKLEETTVKSHSVKRNGNFLEKIVAIGREWLEDGGEQ
- a CDS encoding GatB/YqeY domain-containing protein, with the protein product MALVDQINEDIKTAMRAKDRHTLEALRAIKAALLLEGTKAGADDEIPDDVANKMLQKLHKQRVEAAGIFRQQGREDLASDEEAQAAVIENYLPEAMSEDEVRKVVAGIVSNVGATSMGDMGKVMGAATKELAGKADGKLISQIVRELLQS
- the ftsZ gene encoding cell division protein FtsZ, translating into MKFDLPKDQSSIIKVVGVGGGGGNAVKHMYDQGIKGVDFLVCNTDAQALDSNPVPTKIQLGSSLTEGRGAGSIPEVGRNAAVENIDDVKAILEKNTHMVFITAGMGGGTGTGAAPVIAQAARDMGILTVGIVTMPFTFEGKKRKLQADAGIEAMRKAVDTLLIIKNDKLREIGGNLKLKDAFAKADDVLATAARGIAEVVSVTGDINVDMNDVNTVMRDSGVAIMGSAWAEGEDRAMVAVQNALESPLLNDNDIRGARYVLLNITYGNDDVSMDEITEITDYIQDAAGSTADVIWGHAMDESLGEKLSVTVIATGFKHKLTPDLEPEEPKKVVHELTDKTDHTPVGNAIHTPITKPTGVAEPPPAESTTTQAEQEEPFLKTQDSPTTQMPLSFGDEESSDEPYLRQSNREQESVNSQRQEESQPEETPQRKVYTLEDELPELSNEVVSDDSEKMPTQMEEPQQAPSMSREEIQKISMQRMQHIREVTSRLRTPSGLTDLEDEPAYKRRNIRLNEPPHSSESSVSRYSLSEDNEEEGRSELRQNNSFLHDNVD
- the murG gene encoding undecaprenyldiphospho-muramoylpentapeptide beta-N-acetylglucosaminyltransferase produces the protein MPSRKYIISGGGTGGHIFPAIAIARALQSANPNAEFLFVGAKGRMEMEKVPAAGFQIEGLWISGLQRRLTAKNLMFPFKVVSSLMKARQIVKKFGPDVVIGVGGYASGPLLRVATSMKIPTLIQEQNSFPGITNRLLANRVNKICVAYHGMERWFPKDKIIITGNPVRPEVCKLEGKRARAVEHFGLRPDVPVLLIIGGSLGARTLNESVSAALTRLKSENIQIIWQTGKAYAGQAEEEVVRNGAANVKVYEFISRMDLAYAAADLVISRAGAISISELCVVAKPAILVPSPNVAEDHQTRNAEALVNNHAALLVKDVEAREHLIDKALEVMKNPKQRQKLTENIGRMAFTNAAEAIATEVMRLADKK
- a CDS encoding UDP-N-acetylmuramate--L-alanine ligase yields the protein MNLQNLHSAYFIGIGGIGMSAIARFLHHKGVAVSGFDRTPSALCSEMIQSGIEIVYSDAQSAIPQGFLETPLQNTVVIYTPAVPASHPQLQWLHSAGYQVIKRAAALATITTAYRTIAVAGTHGKTTTSAMLAHILIHSGLGCQAFLGGVSTNYQSNLITHPTSDLAVVEADEFDRSFHALSPRWGIITSVEADHLDIYGHADQLREAFEGFAQRINPEGLLLYREGIGDMPFEGEALSYGLSDSADIKGREVHVENGTFVFDLHINNEHFQGLELGLPGRHNVENAVAAAGIARELQVSEDAIRGALSSFKGVKRRFERYDVGPNRVFIDDYAHHPTEVRACGQAVKELYPEREITVVFQPHLYSRTRDFAAEFGAALSQFHRVILLDIYPAREEAIPGVSSEMILAHVDAPSKEILQRDALLEDLRNTPPDVLLTLGAGDIDLLVEPIAQFIKAL
- a CDS encoding cell division protein FtsQ; translated protein: MKWMKKIAPLAATLVLLVVLGFVTRHQNQMPCRGVEIRISSSAGMYFLDRDDVYHQLLNAADSVEGRPMISIDTRHIEGVIAAMPEVKKADVYKTIDGQLRVHVDLRVPVARVLHPNGTSFYIDEDGEMMPLSPRYMARVLLVNGNIRQGSINTFTEFPVADEWENQRSELFELASFIRADPFWSAQIQQVYVNENIEYVLIPRVGNHEIHFGNLSDVETKFACLKALYEQVLSKSDWNQYRLINLKYKNQIVCSKK